Proteins found in one Lycium ferocissimum isolate CSIRO_LF1 chromosome 6, AGI_CSIRO_Lferr_CH_V1, whole genome shotgun sequence genomic segment:
- the LOC132060322 gene encoding beta-xylosidase/alpha-L-arabinofuranosidase 1-like: MAKFISFLLFSTILCSFLISSMYARNIPYNSSITYLNDLTYNQTRRVCDKSRFAKLGLDMNDFTYCDKSLPYAVRVKDLIDRMTLSEKARQIGDTAYGVARIGLPKYEWWSEALHGISNVGQSNSLASFFDHIVPGATSFPTVITTAASFDESLWKAIGQAVSTEARAMFNLGHAGLTFWSPNINVVRDPRWGRALETPGEDPFVVGKYASNYVRGLQDVEGTETKYATDLNSRPLKVAACCKHYAAYDVDNWLGVDRYHFDARVTEQDMMETFLKPFEMCVKEGDVTSVMCSYNKINGIPACADPKLLKGKIRGDWDLHGYIVSDCDSIEVMLNDQKWLGDSPEDAVAQGLKAGLDLDCGSYYTNYAGNAVTQGKVKESEIDESLTNLYFVLMRLGFFDGSPKFEKLGKEQICSEEHIELATQAAREGIVLLKNEDQVLPLTSKKVKTLAVVGPHANATKAMLGNYAGIPCKFTTPIHGLSLYTKVDYQAGCGEVLCKNESLIFPAMRAAKKADATIIVVGLDLDVEAESLDRENLKLPGYQTQLINQVATVSKGPVILVIMSAGGVDVTFAKKNHKIKSIIWAGYPGEEGGRAIADVVFGGHNPGGKLPLTWFENSYVDMLPMTSMPLRPIDNLGYPGRTYKFYNGSTVYPFGYGLSYTNFTYSLSSAHQQVHIKLNKFQHCRDLNYTAGTHMPSCPAVLIDDLECGDDLNVEFSIEVENIGNRDGSDVVMVYWVPPEDIAEAALKQLVGFKKVFVKIGEKKKVDFVLNACKNLGLVNYRAYNLLASGGHNFVIGDGKVSFPVQVKIHH, from the exons ATGGCAAAGTTTATtagctttcttcttttctccaccattttatgttcatttctcATTTCAAGCATGTATGCTAGAAATATTCCTTACAATTCGTCCATCACGTACCTCAATGATCTAACGTACAATCAAACTCGACGTGTCTGTGACAAGTCGAGGTTTGCCAAGCTTGGGTTGGACATGAACGATTTCACGTACTGTGACAAGTCACTCCCATACGCAGTTCGGGTTAAGGATCTGATCGATAGGATGACATTGTCAGAAAAAGCTCGACAAATTGGAGATACTGCTTATGGAGTGGCTAGAATTGGCCTTCCTAAATATGAGTGGTGGTCAGAGGCATTACATGGAATTTCTAACGTTGGACAATCAAATAGTTTAGCCTCATTTTTTGACCATATTGTCCCTGGGGCTACAAGTTTTCCAACTGTTATTACTACTGCTGCCTCTTTCGATGAGTCATTGTGGAAAGCAATAGGACAA GCTGTTTCAACAGAAGCAAGGGCCATGTTTAACCTAGGACATGCTGGTCTAACATTTTGGAGTCCAAATATTAATGTAGTAAGAGATCCTAGATGGGGTAGAGCTTTAGAAACACCTGGTGAAGATCCATTTGTTGTTGGAAAATATGCCTCTAATTATGTTAGAGGCTTACAAGATGTCGAGGGTACGGAAACCAAGTATGCCACAGACTTGAACTCAAGACCTCTAAAAGTCGCAGCGTGCTGCAAGCACTACGCGGCTTATGACGTTGACAACTGGCTTGGCGTTGACCGCTACCATTTTGATGCACGg GTGACTGAGCAAGATATGATGGAGACTTTTCTTAAACCATTTGAAATGTGTGTTAAAGAAGGTGATGTTACAAGTGTTATGTGCTCATATAATAAGATTAATGGCATCCCAGCGTGTGCTGATCCAAAGCTTCTAAAAGGCAAAATTAGAGGAGATTGGGATCTTCATGg GTATATAGTTTCAGATTGTGATTCTATTGAGGTTATGCTTAATGACCAAAAATGGTTAGGAGATTCACCTGAAGATGCAGTTGCACAAGGTCTAAAAGCAG GTTTGGATTTGGATTGTGGCAGCTATTACACCAATTATGCTGGCAATGCAGTGACACAAGGGAAAGTAAAAGAATCAGAAATTGATGAATCTCTCACAAACTTGTATTTTGTGCTAATGAGGTTAGGGTTTTTTGATGGTAGTCCAAAATTTGAAAAGCTTGGCAAGGAACAAATTTGTTCTGAAGAACACATTGAGTTAGCAACACAAGCTGCAAGAGAAGGAATTGTTCTTCTCAAGAATGAAGATCAAGTTTTGCCTTTGACTTCCAAAAAGGTTAAAACTCTTGCTGTTGTTGGACCTCATGCAAATGCCACCAAAGCCATGTTAGGCAATTATGCAG GTATTCCTTGCAAGTTTACaacaccaatacatggattatCATTGTACACCAAAGTGGACTATCAAGCAGGATGTGGAGAAGTTTTGTGCAAGAATGAAAGCTTAATATTCCCAGCCATGAGGGCAGCTAAAAAAGCAGATGCAACAATTATAGTTGTGGGATTGGATTTAGATGTTGAAGCTGAGAGTTTGGATAGAGAAAATCTAAAACTTCCTGGCTATCAAACACAACTCATAAATCAAGTTGCTACTGTATCAAAAGGACCAGTAATTTTGGTGATTATGTCTGCTGGTGGTGTTGATGTTACATTTGCAAAAAAGAATCATAAGATTAAAAGTATAATTTGGGCTGGATATCCTGGAGAAGAAGGTGGTAGGGCCATTGCTGATGTTGTTTTTGGAGGTCATAACCCTG GAGGAAAATTACCCTTAACATGGTTTGAAAATAGTTATGTGGACATGTTACCAATGACATCCATGCCATTAAGGCCAATTGACAACTTAGGTTATCCCGGAAGAACTTACAAATTTTACAATGGATCCACTGTTTATCCATTTGGCTATGGCCTTAGCTACACAAATTTCACCTACAGCTTATCGTCAGCACATCAACAAGTTCACATAAAACTCAACAAGTTTCAGCACTGTCGCGATCTGAACTACACTGCAGGCACTCACATGCCATCGTGCCCTGCTGTGTTAATCGACGACTTGGAATGTGGGGATGATTTGAATGTTGAATTCTCTATTGAAGTAGAAAACATTGGAAATAGAGATGGAAGCGATGTTGTGATGGTTTATTGGGTTCCACCTGAAGATATTGCTGAGGCTGCACTTAAACAATTGGTTGGTTTTAAGAAGGTTTTTgtgaaaattggagaaaaaaagaaagttgatTTTGTGTTGAATGCTTGCAAGAATTTGGGATTGGTGAACTATAGAGCTTATAATCTTTTGGCTTCTGGTGGACATAACTTTGTGATTGGTGATGGGAAGGTTTCTTTTCCGGTTCAAGTTAAAATTCACCATtga